The window GCGAAAAGCTGGGCCTCAGGAAGGGGTTGCCCACATATAAAGTGAATTTATCCAGCGGGGTCACATATGGGTTGAGGTCCTGGTAAAAAGGCCGCTCAATTCGCCTGCCATAAGTGAGTCCGATGGTGTGGTCTCCTGTAGTATCCATTTTGTAAGTCAGGAAGAGGGTGGGGAACAGGTTGGTGTATTCCCTTGAAAACGATGAATCGGGTTTAACCGGATTGCCTAACTGGTTGCCCTTTGAAAGGGTTTGCTCGGCACGTAGACCTGCATTGTAGGACAGGCGTCCTAAATTGCCTGAAATGGCCAGGTAGGCTGCATTGATATGCTCTTTATAGCGAAAGTCATTGGTTTTTTCATAGTCAGGGGACTGCGACCCATTGTTGATGAAATAAAAGCTGGCTGCATTTTTTGTTTCGGCATAACTCGCTTTCAAGCCGGTTTCAAGGGTGAAATGTTTCAGGGGGAATACCGCATCGGTTTTGGCTGCTATGATGGCGATCCTTGAAGGGAGGTAGCCAACCAGCGTGTCAAACCTTGGATCAGGAACCCCAAGGATGGTGGTGGTATTGCTGAAGGCCTGGTCCACGGTTGAAGTATAGTTCAGGTAGTCCACATCAGCCCCAAGGGTACTGCCTTTCTTTTTCAGGTCGCGCTTGAAATAAAAACTCAGCGATTGGTTCTTCCACAGGTCTTCTTCGCGGTTCTTTGCTGCAGTGGAAGAATCGATAGTGCCATCAGGCCTCCTGATGTTGCTGGTGTTTGTGGTATGCTGGGTAGATGGTCTCCTGAGTGCTGTTCCGCTGAAACCCCAGGTGGTTTTATCATCAGGGAAGAAATCGATCCCGATCTTGGCTGTGGATGCCTGATTCTTGCGCCTGATGTACGAATTCTGATCAAAACTGTATTCGTTCAAACCTGCCAGTGCATAATAATTCCTGTTGATGTCGAGGTCGGTCAGCCTGTTCTGGGTTACATAACTGAAATTGCCGTAATAATTCACGCGGTTCACTTTGTAATTCAGGTTAAGGCTGTTGGTGGTACTGAACAGGATACCCTGGTTAAAGGCCGTGGATAGGTTGCCGTTAAACCCTTTCATGCCGGTTTTTTTGGTTTTGATCTGGATAACCCCGCCGCTACCTGCAGCATCAAATCCCGCGGGTGGGTTGGACATGAGTTCAATTTGTTCCAAGGCAGAAGAGGGCAATGTGCGCAGGTAATTGGCCAGCGCATCACCGGAAAGGTAGGTGGGTTTTCCATTGATCATGACTGTTACCCCGGCCTTGCCATAGAGGGTAATGTTTCCGTCATCATCAACAGTTACACCAGGCAGTTGGGATAGCAGTTGCAGGGCATCAGTACCTGTACTGCTTACCATGGCTTCTACATTCACGATGGTCCTATCTGGTTTTTTTTCTACCATCGGCTTTCGTGCCGTAACTATTACCGCTTTCAACTGTGACGATGGGTTCATTACCACTTCAAGATCATGGTTCCTTTCTTGCCCGGCAAGAAGGAAGGTTGGCGATTGGTAAGCATTATAGCCTGCCATGCTTATTCTTACCTGGTAAGATCCGGTGTCCTTCAGTTCGAAGGCAAAAAAACCTGCGCTATCGGATAACTGGTTGGCAACGGGATTGCTTTTGTTTGTTCTGTACAGTCGCACCGATGCATCGGTCAATACAGATCCTGTACTATCTTTTACCCTGCCCTTTACCGTCATGGATGTTTGTGCAATGGCCTGTTGGCTTATGAAAGCCAGTAACAGCACCAGCAGCGGCCTGCATGCCAGTCGTAAACCGCTCGGGTGTAGCTGTGGGTTTATACCGGCTATTATCTTGAGATAAGGTAGTTTGATCATCATTAAATGGAAGGGAATCAATGATCCTGTTGTAGTTGTCATGTAATTTTTTTCAGGTGTCAGGTAATGTTTTCGGGATATGCCAGCAAAAGGCAAGTTTTGTTGTTTGATTTGATCTGGTGTTCATCTGCCAATCCTTTTGGTCATGTTCATTCAATTATTTCCAGGTTTTTGAGGATGGCCTTGGTAATATCTTTCCGACAGCTGCCAAAATTGGTGCTGTTGATTTTTCTGTCCTGCAACAAACGGGTAGCGAAAAAATATACCCCTTCTTTATTTTCCAGGAAACCGACCCACCATCCCGTGTTGATTCCTTTATCCCTGGTCCAGCCGGTCTTAGCACTGATGGTGTAGTTTTCCTGTGATTCCGTCAGCATCACCTTTTTTACAATTTGCATATTGCGGGTGCGGAAGGGCAGGTTTTCATAGTAGAGATTTTTGACGAAGGATACCTGATTGATGGGTGAAATACCGAAGGCGCCGAAATTCCAGAAATCATCATCCTTGTTTGAAAGATCCAGATTACCATAGTGGCATTGTGTTAGGTATTTTTTATAGGTCTCTTTACCGATCTTTTTTGCCAGCTCCACAAAAACCCAGCCTGCTGAGACCTGAAACGCTTCTTTCACTGACATGTCGTGATAAATGTCAGGCCTGTAGCCGTATTTCACGGTGTCTGTGCTGCCTGGCCATTTTACCACTTCGTTTTCGTCGGCAATTGTTCCTGTCTCCAAAGCAATAAGGAGGTTGATGATCTTGAATGTAGAGGCAGGTAAAACCTCTACTTTGGTACCAACAGTATCGGATAATATCCAATGGTTGCCAATGGCATCATAAATGACGACAGCGCCATCGCAAAGGCAGGATTCGAAATAATTTTTCCAATCATTTCTTATAGTGCATCTTTCAGTGGACGTTATGTCTTTTATTGCCTTTCCCTGGCCAGAGACAGCCTGCAC is drawn from Flavihumibacter rivuli and contains these coding sequences:
- a CDS encoding penicillin-binding transpeptidase domain-containing protein — its product is MKHLITSFRLTAVGLLIVQAVSGQGKAIKDITSTERCTIRNDWKNYFESCLCDGAVVIYDAIGNHWILSDTVGTKVEVLPASTFKIINLLIALETGTIADENEVVKWPGSTDTVKYGYRPDIYHDMSVKEAFQVSAGWVFVELAKKIGKETYKKYLTQCHYGNLDLSNKDDDFWNFGAFGISPINQVSFVKNLYYENLPFRTRNMQIVKKVMLTESQENYTISAKTGWTRDKGINTGWWVGFLENKEGVYFFATRLLQDRKINSTNFGSCRKDITKAILKNLEIIE
- a CDS encoding TonB-dependent receptor: MTTTTGSLIPFHLMMIKLPYLKIIAGINPQLHPSGLRLACRPLLVLLLAFISQQAIAQTSMTVKGRVKDSTGSVLTDASVRLYRTNKSNPVANQLSDSAGFFAFELKDTGSYQVRISMAGYNAYQSPTFLLAGQERNHDLEVVMNPSSQLKAVIVTARKPMVEKKPDRTIVNVEAMVSSTGTDALQLLSQLPGVTVDDDGNITLYGKAGVTVMINGKPTYLSGDALANYLRTLPSSALEQIELMSNPPAGFDAAGSGGVIQIKTKKTGMKGFNGNLSTAFNQGILFSTTNSLNLNYKVNRVNYYGNFSYVTQNRLTDLDINRNYYALAGLNEYSFDQNSYIRRKNQASTAKIGIDFFPDDKTTWGFSGTALRRPSTQHTTNTSNIRRPDGTIDSSTAAKNREEDLWKNQSLSFYFKRDLKKKGSTLGADVDYLNYTSTVDQAFSNTTTILGVPDPRFDTLVGYLPSRIAIIAAKTDAVFPLKHFTLETGLKASYAETKNAASFYFINNGSQSPDYEKTNDFRYKEHINAAYLAISGNLGRLSYNAGLRAEQTLSKGNQLGNPVKPDSSFSREYTNLFPTLFLTYKMDTTGDHTIGLTYGRRIERPFYQDLNPYVTPLDKFTLYVGNPFLRPSFSHELTFSYTYKQLLTGTITYTKTSDTFLEAIRLIGNNYLSRPDNLGSSEFIGFSINSNTKPAKWWTLNIFADVQQRHFEGQLYNTYMDTSAVYFGTNFTNQFQLGKDWSAELGGTYRTSVLVGQVSLDEFWVINTGIQKKILDKKGTIKLAVRDIFYSAIRYGQINFLRQADAGFRNRSDSRVFTLSFTYRFGKSSQQSRGNRSRSSEEEENRVRA